From Streptomyces cyaneogriseus subsp. noncyanogenus, the proteins below share one genomic window:
- a CDS encoding helix-turn-helix domain-containing protein has protein sequence MTDVNTAGGEGGDGDGAGDGIRTFPFPADRSVLGVGMQIGPMGTGRTWHSDAPLHRVHRIDFHVVIVFTGGPVRHMIDFAEYEATAGDVLWIRPGQVHRFSPDGEYRGTVLIMQPGFLPRATVEAAGLYRYDQPPLLHPDPAQRAALTAALGQLRREYEDTTTLPLSLHTAVLRHSLSAFLLRLAHLAASSAEAVRLRQADTTFTLFRDAVERGFATNHSVSAYADALGYSRRTLVRAVRAATGQTPKGFIDKRVTLEAKRLLAHTDMPIGRVGAAIGFPDAANFSKFFHQHTDMTPAAFRAELR, from the coding sequence GAGGGTGGCGACGGCGACGGGGCGGGCGACGGGATCAGAACCTTCCCCTTCCCGGCCGACCGGAGCGTCCTCGGCGTCGGCATGCAGATCGGCCCGATGGGCACCGGCCGCACCTGGCACTCCGACGCGCCGCTGCACCGGGTGCACCGCATCGACTTCCACGTCGTCATCGTCTTCACCGGCGGCCCGGTCCGGCACATGATCGACTTCGCCGAGTACGAGGCGACCGCCGGAGACGTGCTGTGGATCCGCCCGGGCCAGGTCCACCGCTTCTCACCGGACGGCGAGTACCGCGGAACGGTACTGATCATGCAGCCCGGCTTCCTGCCCCGCGCCACCGTGGAGGCCGCCGGCCTCTACCGCTACGACCAGCCGCCCCTGCTCCACCCCGATCCGGCACAGCGGGCCGCCCTGACCGCCGCCCTCGGCCAGCTCCGCCGCGAGTACGAGGACACCACCACGCTGCCGCTCAGCCTGCACACGGCGGTGCTGCGGCACTCCCTGTCCGCGTTCCTGCTGCGCCTGGCGCACCTGGCGGCCAGCTCCGCGGAGGCGGTGCGGCTGCGGCAGGCCGACACGACCTTCACCCTCTTCCGGGACGCGGTGGAGCGGGGCTTCGCCACCAACCACAGCGTCAGCGCCTACGCCGACGCGCTCGGCTACTCCCGCCGCACCCTCGTCCGCGCGGTCCGCGCCGCCACCGGCCAGACGCCCAAGGGCTTCATCGACAAGCGCGTGACCCTGGAGGCCAAGCGGCTGCTGGCCCACACCGACATGCCGATCGGCCGGGTCGGCGCCGCGATCGGCTTCCCCGACGCGGCGAACTTCTCCAAGTTCTTCCACCAGCACACCGACATGACACCGGCGGCCTTCCGGGCGGAGCTGCGCTGA